A genomic stretch from Helianthus annuus cultivar XRQ/B chromosome 1, HanXRQr2.0-SUNRISE, whole genome shotgun sequence includes:
- the LOC110928573 gene encoding uncharacterized protein LOC110928573, whose protein sequence is MEEKDVDYVLVPLGLGIMIAYHIWLVYTVFKHPRQTVIGLNSETRHQWVFSMMADPLKNGVLAVQTIRNNIMASTLLATTAITLSSIISVFVSSASNTNPAASQLMYGNNTQLLSSVKYFAILLCFLVAFLCNVQSIRYYAHVSFLVTVPTFIDRREPINYVARNLNRGSLFWSIGLRAFYFSFPLFLWIFGPIPMFVCCIIMSFVLYFLDTTTSFTRNLHSYSMRDKTEANENEAL, encoded by the exons ATGGAGGAGAAAGATGTTGACTACGTTCTGGTGCCTTTGGGTTTAGGGATTATGATCGCCTACCATATTTGGCTTGTTTACACCGTTTTCAAACACCCAAGACAAACTGTTATTGGCCTCAATTCAGAAACTCGACATCAGTGGGTCTTCTCTATGATGGCT GATCCGCTAAAGAATGGCGTATTAGCAGTGCAAACTATTCGCAACAACATAATGGCATCCACTCTTCTAGCCACAACCGCGATCACTCTGAGTTCAATAATCAGCGTTTTCGTGAGCAGCGCTTCTAATACAAACCCCGCAGCTTCACAATTGATGTACGGAAATAATACCCAACTCTTATCGTCAGTAAAATACTTTGCAATCTTGCTCTGTTTTCTTGTTGCATTTCTTTGCAATGTGCAGTCAATTCGTTACTATGCTCATGTTAGCTTCTTGGTCACGGTTCCTACATTCATAGACAGGAGAGAACCGATAAACTACGTTGCTAGGAACTTGAACCGCGGAAGCCTGTTTTGGTCTATCGGTTTGAGAGCATTTTACTTCTCGTTTCCGCTCTTTTTGTGGATCTTTGGACCGATACCCATGTTTGTGTGTTGCATCATCATGTCGTTTGTGCTTTATTTCTTGGACACGACTACTAGTTTTACTAGAAATCTTCATAGTTATTCTATGAGAGACAAGACTGAAGCAAATGAAAACGAGGCCCTTTAA
- the LOC110927512 gene encoding uncharacterized protein LOC110927512, with the protein MPPGKGLAFLLAISLLAICVQNLEAQKNELKSMVYLSPKIPQHPGSVSKKYYYDIEFPKGHIAIKSFNAEVVDEAGDPVSLQETYLHHWITLRYYHRKDVEFNVNLGPDIIIAGNAGLCDHGLSQFFGLGSETRKTSTNIPDPYGIEVGNPLEVPAGYEEKWLFNIHAIDTRGTVDAMGCTECRCDLYNVTEDEYGQPLKPDYVGGIHCCYDGTQCKLKNGIKSIERNLYLRYTVKWVDWSDFIVPVQIFILDVTDPWQYTGIHDCLIEYDIEKSTTGVDTHDFTSTKRSIMILPIEGDVVYAVAHQHIGGKGSALYGEDGRIICSSAPIYGHGMSAGDEAGYIVGRSTCYPEPGTMRIAKGEALTVESNYSNEKRHTGVMGHFYILIANTSFNFNEPVQIHEELKTPFFFWGVVVSGLAICASVFVVSQRRNQNEDGYVSIAT; encoded by the exons ATGCCTCCTGGTAAAGGCCTAGCTTTCCTTTTAGCTATTTCTTTATTGGCAATATGTGTTCAAAATTTAGAAGCCCAGAAAAATGAGCTAAAATCCATGGTGTATTTATCACCTAAAATACCCCAACATCCGGGTTCAGTTTCAAAGAAATACTATTATGACATCGAGTTCCCAAAAGGTCATATTGCTATAAAAAGTTTCAATGCTGAAGTTGTTGATGAAGCGGGTGACCCTGTTTCTCTTCAAGAAACCTATCTCCACCACTGGATTACACTAAGATACTACCATCGTAAGGATGTTGAGTTCAATGTCAATCTTGGGCCAGATATAATTATTGCTGGGAATGCTGGATTATGCGATCATGGTCTTTCCCAGTTTTTTGGATTAGGATCCGAAACAAGAAAAACATCCACTAACATTCCTGATCCTTATGGAATCGAAGTTGGTAATCCACTAGAAGTTCCTGCAGGATATGAGGAGAAATGGCTGTTTAATATCCATGCAATCGACACTCGGGGCACAGTAGATGCAATGGGATGTACCGAGTGCAG ATGTGACTTGTATAATGTGACGGAAGACGAATATGGCCAGCCGTTAAAGCCGGATTATGTGGGAGGAATACATTGTTGCTATGATGGAACACAATGCAAATTGAAAAATGGGATTAAAAGTATTGAAAGAAACCTTTACTTAAGGTACACCGTTAAGTGGGTTGACTGGAGTGACTTCATAGTACCTGTTCAAATCTTTATATTAGATGTCACTGATCCTTGGCAGTACACAGGAATCCATGATTGCCTT ATCGAGTATGATATTGAAAAATCTACCACTGGAGTTGATACTCATGACTTTACCAGCACCAAGAGGTCAATTATGATTCTCCCTATTGAGGGTGATGTGGTTTATGCTGTTGCTCACCAACATATTGGTGGAAAAGGTTCTGCTCTATACGGTGAG GATGGACGGATCATTTGCTCGTCAGCACCTATATACGGGCATGGAATGAGTGCGGGAGATGAAGCTGGTTACATTGTTGGAAGGTCCACATGTTATCCTGAACCGGGTACTATGAGAATAGCTAAAGGTGAAGCATTAACAGTGGAGTCTAATTACAGCAATGAAAAGCGCCACACTGGAGTTATGGGGCACTTTTACATTCTTATTGCAAACACTTCTTTCAATTTCAATGAACCGGTTCAA ATTCATGAAGAATTAAAAACACCGTTCTTCTTTTGGGGTGTAGTTGTGTCTGGATTGGCAATTTGTGCTTCTGTTTTTGTTGTTAGTCAAAGAAGAAACCAGAATGAGGATGGGTATGTATCTATTGCAACTTGA